The Manihot esculenta cultivar AM560-2 chromosome 11, M.esculenta_v8, whole genome shotgun sequence genome includes a region encoding these proteins:
- the LOC110625649 gene encoding uncharacterized protein LOC110625649: MATNKERIENLEAAIGQLKNTVGQLQGSISQMDYGINSKLQLIEVAISKFSEMSFSNKDGSSSIRDRSQNRYGREDSREGGKPIFASKLAKIEFPKFSGDDPIEWMTRVEQFFDYQKTYTFEKVCYHLQGEVNQWWRWLKRSYEEEGKEVSWDTFVEELSFRFGPTECEDFDESLSKIRQTGPLRDYQREFERLGNKVKGWTLKALVGTFMGGLKTEISDRIRMFTPKTLKEAINYARMRDEQPQRQKKAIRTFTPPSSLSPTKEKTATPVKRLSWEEMQKRRAAGLCFNCDAKFTPGHRCAKPQLLLLDGGTEDEGEDEPEISLHALIGWSNSQTMRVLIKIGSTEMIVLIDSSSTHNFINGKMAESLRLPATAVKPKKVKVANGGHLHCSGKFEDVNLLVQGIPFTIILYSLPIMGLDMVLGIQWLQQLGDVNCNWKNLTMKFHWNGHLQFLKGINSQLIQPYSTKKMEKELRHRGSIFAICFQMQQEVLPNRIHPDMQQLLHQYSDIYQHPTELPSDREINHRILLKEGTDPVNVRLYSTSPFSSPILLVKKKDRSWRFCTDYRALNAITVRDRFSISTVDDMIDELHGAAYFTKLDLRAGFHQVRVHPDNIHKTAFRIHNGHYEYLVMPFGSNWTMHLEHVKLAFEILRQHQFFIKLSKCAFGQQQIEYLGHIVSHEGVMVDQGKIRTMIDWPKPTNVSNLRGFLGLTEQAKQSFTDLKQAMSSTPTLAMLNFNEEFVITTYASNEGIGAVLSQQDKPIAFISKSLGVSKQTWSTYAKEMFAIVHIVTPEQQKWVSKLLGYDYEIRYKPDKENVAADALSRIAGSPSLDALFSPLTSFWDSLRATVTKHPYMIQIGKLATSNPGKPYLWRAGLILYKNRVVIPPV, from the exons atgGCAACCAACAAAGAACGTATTGAAAATCTTGAAGCTGCAATTGGACAGCTTAAAAACACTGTTGGACAGCTACAAGGTTCTATTAGCCAAATGGATTATGGGATTAATAGTAAGTTACAACTGATTGAGGTAGCTATTTCAAAGTTCTCTGAGATGTCTTTCTCTAACAAAGACGGATCCAGCAGCATCAGAGATCGAAGTCAAAATCGATATGGCCGAGAGGATTCAAGAGAGGGAGGAAAGCCTATTTTTGCTTCCAAACTCGCAAAGATTGAATTCCCTAAATTTTCAGGCGATGACCCAATTGAGTGGATGACTAGAGTGGAGCAGTTCTTCGATTACCAAAAAACATATACCTTTGAAAAGGTGTGTTACCACCTCCAGGGTGAAGTAAATCAATGGTGGAGATGGCTCAAGCGTTCATAcgaagaagaaggcaaggaagtATCTTGGGACACATTTGTCGAAGAATTATCGTTCCGTTTTGGACCAACCGAATGCGAAGACTTTGATGAGTCCCTTTCCAAAATTCGACAAACAGGCCCTCTACGAGACTATCAACGGGAATTTGAACGGCTGGGGAACAAAGTGAAGGGGTGGACCCTGAAAGCCCTAGTGGGAACCTTTATGGGTGGCCTTAAAACAGAGATATCAGACAGAATTAGAATGTTCACACCCAAGACGCTCAAGGAAGCCATTAATTATGCTCGAATGCGGGACGAACAACCCCAGAGGCAGAAGAAAGCCATTCGAACATTTACCCCACCCAGCTCGCTATCGCCAACAAAGGAAAAGACTGCAACTCCGGTAAAACGCCTTTCATGGGAAGAGATGCAAAAACGCAGGGCTGCTGGGCTTTGTTTCAACTGTGATGCAAAATTCACTCCCGGGCATAGGTGTGCCAAACCTCAATTGCTTTTGTTAGATGGCGGCACTGAGGATGAGGGTGAAGATGAGCCAGAAATATCCCTCCATGCTCTTATCGGGTGGTCTAACTCACAAACCATGAGagttctgatcaaaatcggatCCACAGAGATGATTGTCCTCATTGATAGTAGCTCAACTCACAACTTCATCAATGGCAAGATGGCAGAATCCCTCAGATTACCGGCAACGGCGGTTAAGCCAAAAAAGGTGAAAGTCGCCAATGGGGGACACTTACATTGCAGTGGAAAGTTTGAGGATGTGAATCTCCTGGTTCAAGGTATACCCTTTACtattatattatattctttACCTATAATGGGTTTGGATATGGTGCTAGGAATCCAGTGGCTCCAACAATTGGGGGATGTGAATTGCAATTGGAAAAACTTAACTATGAAATTCCATTGGAATGGACATCTCCAATTTCTTAAAGGAATTAACAGCCAACTCATTCAACCATATTCCAccaagaagatggagaaagagttAAGACATAGGGGATCTATATTTGCAATCTGCTTCCAAATGCAACAAGAAGTACTTCCAAACAGAATTCATCCAGATATGCAACAATTACTCCATCAGTATTCTGATATTTATCAACATCCGACTGAGCTACCTTCGGATAGGGAAATTAATCATCGCATCCTATTAAAGGAAGGGACAGATCCTGTTAACGTTCGTCTCTACAG CACAAGTCCTTTTTCTTCTCCTATTTTACTTGTTAAGAAAAAAGACAGATCTTGGAGATTCTGTACAGATTATAGAGCCCTAAATGCTATAACTGTTAGGGACAGATTTTCGATTTCCACTGTTGACGATATGATAGATGAATTACATGGGGCAGCCTACTTCACTAAACTTGACCTTAGGGCGGGGTTTCATCAAGTAAGAGTTCATCCAGATAACATTCATAAAACAGCTTTTCGTATCCATAATGGTCACTATGAGTATTTAGTCATGCCCTTCGG CTCCAATTGGACCATGCATCTTGAACATGTCAAATTGGCTTTTGAAATATTGCGACAACACCAATTTTTTATTAAGCTCAGTAAATGTGCATTTGGGCAGCAACAGATTGAATATTTGGGTCATATTGTGTCTCATGAAGGAGTAATGGTGGATCAAGGAAAAATTAGAACAATGATTGATTGGCCAAAACCTACTAATGTCTCTAATTTACGTGGTTTTTTAGGCCTTACAG AACAGGCAAAGCAATCCTTTACAGATTTAAAGCAAGCAATGTCCTCCACACCAACTTTGGCTATGCTCAACTTTAATGAGGAATTTGTCATAACAACATATGCTTCGAATGAAGGCATTGGGGCTGTCCTTTCTCAGCAGGATAAACCCATTGCTTTTATAAGCAAATCCTTAGGAGTTTCTAAACAAACCTGGTCCACCTATGCTAAAGAAATGTTTGCCATTGTTCAC ATTGTGACTCCGGAACAACAAAAGTGGGTCTCTAAGCTGCTTGGTTATGATTATGAAATCAGATATAAACCGGATAAAGAAAATGTCGCCGCCGATGCACTATCAAGAATTGCAGGGAGTCCTAGCCTTGATGCACTCTTTAGTCCACTGACCTCTTTTTGGGATTCTTTAAGGGCAACTGTTA